Proteins found in one Acidiferrobacterales bacterium genomic segment:
- a CDS encoding HigA family addiction module antitoxin, with product MKDPPHPGLSVRLDCLEPLGLSVTEAARQLGVSRKQLSDIVNCRAGITPRMAIRLDKAFGGGAETWYRLHTSYEMAQALKNADQIKVNRLSSVT from the coding sequence ATGAAAGATCCCCCTCATCCTGGTCTGTCTGTGCGACTTGACTGTCTTGAGCCTCTAGGTCTCAGCGTTACAGAGGCAGCACGACAGCTTGGCGTAAGCCGAAAACAACTTTCAGATATCGTGAACTGTCGGGCTGGAATCACACCTCGGATGGCGATTCGTCTTGACAAGGCGTTTGGCGGTGGCGCGGAAACGTGGTACAGACTCCATACCAGTTATGAAATGGCTCAGGCATTGAAGAATGCCGATCAGATAAAGGTCAATCGATTATC